A genomic region of Lachnoclostridium edouardi contains the following coding sequences:
- the rbfA gene encoding 30S ribosome-binding factor RbfA: protein MRKNSIKNTRTNMEVQRTLSEIIRTEIKDPRIHPMTTVVSVDVTPDLKYCKAYVSVLGDEEAAKETVKGLKSAVGYVRRELAHRINLRNTPEITFVLDQSIEYGVNMSRLIDEVTKDLGERENGEESEES, encoded by the coding sequence ATGCGCAAAAACAGTATAAAGAATACGAGAACTAATATGGAAGTCCAGAGAACTCTCAGCGAGATTATAAGGACAGAAATCAAGGACCCCAGGATTCATCCTATGACTACAGTAGTGTCTGTGGATGTAACTCCGGACCTGAAATACTGCAAAGCTTATGTAAGTGTTTTAGGAGATGAGGAAGCTGCAAAAGAGACGGTGAAGGGGCTGAAAAGCGCGGTAGGATATGTGCGCAGAGAGCTGGCTCACCGAATTAACCTGAGAAATACTCCGGAGATCACTTTTGTGCTGGATCAGTCCATTGAATATGGAGTGAATATGTCCAGATTGATTGATGAAGTGACAAAGGATCTTGGAGAGCGTGAAAACGGAGAAGAGTCAGAAGAATCATAG
- the infB gene encoding translation initiation factor IF-2 → MRVNDLAKELGKTNKEILEILQNNQVDVKSHMSNISDDQIAMVKKSVGGGAKPAEGEAPKKKIAAVFRPQNSQQMRSLRPTRSQENAVQQNQQSQSRDGSKEQREGSPVKAQGTAGREGGFNRDNRDGNRPQGGFNRDNRDGNRPQGGYNRDNRDGNRPQGGYNRDNRDGNRPQGGYNRDNRDGNRPQGGYNRDNRDGNRPQGGFNRDNRDGNRPQGGYNRDNRDGNRPQGGYNRDNRDGNRPQGGFNRDNRDGNRPQGGYNRDNRDGNRPQGGFNRDNRDGNRPQGGRRDGGARTSSSFDTPIQAKPQSTRQNKNNYKNDKFDKRDREEDMPIKGTKVSKHPFQMPQKPAETKVEETIKSIVIPEILTIKELAEKMKLQPSAIVKKLFLQGKIVTLNQEIDYEQAEEIALEYDVLCEKEVKVDVIEELLKEEEESEDTMTSRPPVVCVMGHVDHGKTSLLDAIRATNVTAREAGGITQHIGAYVVEINGQEITFLDTPGHEAFTAMRMRGAQATDIAILVVAADDGVMPQTVEAINHAKAAGVEIIVAVNKIDKPSANVDRVKQELSEYELIPEDWGGSTIFVPVSAHTKEGITELLEMILLTAEVKELKANANRKARGLVIEAELDKGKGPVATILVQKGTLHVGENIAVGSCYGKVRAMMDDKGRRVKEAGPSTPVEILGLNDVPGAGEIFMAMDSDKEARHFAETFISEGKNKLLEETKSKLSLDDLFTQIQAGNVKELPIIVKADVQGSVEAVKQSLTKLSNEEVMVKVIHGGVGAINESDVSLASASNAIIIGFNVRPDVTAKSIAEREKVDVRLYRVIYQAIEDVEAAMKGMLDPVFEEKVIGHAVVRQTFKASGVGTIAGAYIMDGKFQRGCSCRITRDGEQIFEGALASLKRFKDDVKEVNTGYECGLVFEKFNDIQEDDMVEAYTMVEVPR, encoded by the coding sequence ATGAGAGTGAATGACCTGGCAAAAGAGTTGGGAAAGACAAATAAAGAGATATTAGAAATATTGCAGAATAATCAGGTGGATGTAAAAAGCCACATGTCAAATATTAGTGATGATCAGATCGCCATGGTAAAAAAATCAGTAGGCGGCGGAGCAAAGCCTGCTGAGGGAGAGGCTCCTAAAAAGAAAATTGCAGCAGTATTCCGCCCGCAGAACTCTCAGCAGATGAGAAGTCTGCGGCCAACCCGCTCCCAGGAGAACGCTGTTCAGCAGAACCAGCAGTCTCAGAGCAGGGATGGAAGCAAAGAGCAGAGAGAGGGAAGTCCTGTAAAAGCACAGGGAACTGCAGGAAGAGAAGGCGGCTTTAACAGAGACAACCGGGATGGAAACCGTCCCCAGGGAGGCTTTAACAGAGATAATAGAGACGGAAACCGTCCGCAGGGAGGTTACAACAGAGATAATAGAGACGGAAACCGCCCGCAGGGAGGTTACAACAGAGATAATAGAGACGGAAACCGTCCGCAGGGAGGTTACAACAGAGATAACCGGGATGGAAACCGTCCTCAGGGAGGTTACAACAGAGACAACCGAGATGGAAACCGTCCCCAGGGAGGCTTTAACAGAGATAATAGAGACGGAAACCGTCCCCAGGGAGGTTACAACAGAGATAATAGAGACGGAAACCGCCCGCAGGGAGGTTACAACAGAGATAATAGAGACGGAAACCGTCCTCAGGGAGGCTTTAACAGAGACAACCGAGACGGAAACCGCCCGCAGGGAGGTTACAACAGGGATAACCGAGACGGAAACCGCCCGCAGGGAGGCTTTAACAGAGATAATAGAGACGGAAACCGTCCTCAGGGAGGCAGAAGGGACGGAGGGGCAAGGACATCTTCTTCCTTTGACACTCCAATTCAGGCAAAGCCTCAAAGTACAAGACAGAATAAAAATAATTACAAAAATGATAAGTTTGATAAGAGAGACAGGGAAGAGGATATGCCAATTAAGGGTACTAAGGTATCCAAGCATCCATTCCAGATGCCTCAAAAGCCGGCGGAAACTAAGGTGGAAGAGACAATTAAATCTATTGTAATTCCAGAGATTCTGACAATTAAGGAGCTGGCTGAAAAAATGAAGCTGCAGCCTTCTGCTATTGTAAAGAAGCTGTTCCTTCAGGGAAAAATCGTTACCTTAAACCAGGAAATCGACTATGAGCAGGCAGAGGAAATCGCATTAGAATACGACGTGCTTTGCGAAAAAGAGGTTAAGGTTGACGTTATTGAAGAGCTTTTAAAGGAAGAGGAAGAATCAGAGGATACTATGACCAGCAGACCTCCTGTAGTCTGCGTTATGGGTCACGTTGACCACGGTAAAACATCTCTTCTGGATGCAATCAGGGCTACAAATGTAACTGCCAGAGAGGCCGGCGGAATTACGCAGCACATCGGCGCTTATGTAGTGGAGATTAACGGACAGGAAATTACATTCCTGGATACTCCAGGCCATGAGGCATTTACTGCTATGCGTATGAGAGGCGCCCAGGCTACAGATATTGCTATTTTAGTAGTTGCCGCAGACGACGGCGTTATGCCTCAGACTGTAGAAGCCATTAACCATGCAAAGGCAGCCGGAGTTGAGATCATTGTAGCTGTAAATAAGATTGATAAGCCAAGCGCCAATGTAGACAGAGTAAAACAGGAGCTTTCTGAGTATGAGCTGATTCCTGAGGATTGGGGCGGAAGCACAATTTTCGTGCCTGTATCCGCTCATACAAAAGAGGGAATTACAGAGCTTTTGGAAATGATTCTGCTTACTGCAGAGGTAAAAGAGCTGAAGGCCAATGCAAACAGAAAGGCCAGAGGTCTTGTGATTGAGGCAGAGCTGGATAAGGGAAAAGGCCCTGTAGCTACTATTTTAGTACAGAAGGGAACTCTTCACGTAGGAGAAAATATTGCAGTAGGCTCCTGCTACGGCAAGGTCCGCGCTATGATGGATGATAAGGGACGGAGAGTGAAAGAGGCCGGCCCGTCTACTCCTGTAGAAATTCTGGGACTGAATGATGTGCCGGGAGCCGGAGAAATCTTTATGGCTATGGACAGCGATAAAGAGGCGAGACATTTTGCAGAAACATTTATTTCTGAAGGAAAGAATAAGCTTCTGGAGGAGACAAAATCAAAATTATCTCTGGACGATCTGTTTACGCAGATTCAGGCAGGCAATGTAAAAGAGCTGCCTATTATTGTAAAAGCAGACGTACAGGGCTCTGTGGAAGCGGTAAAACAGAGTCTTACCAAGCTTTCTAACGAGGAAGTTATGGTAAAGGTAATTCATGGCGGCGTTGGCGCTATTAATGAATCAGACGTTTCCCTGGCTTCTGCGTCCAATGCGATTATTATTGGATTTAACGTAAGGCCGGATGTAACTGCAAAATCTATTGCAGAGCGTGAAAAAGTAGACGTAAGACTGTACCGTGTAATTTATCAGGCAATTGAGGACGTGGAAGCTGCCATGAAGGGTATGCTGGACCCTGTATTCGAGGAGAAGGTAATCGGTCACGCAGTAGTCCGCCAGACATTTAAGGCTTCTGGTGTAGGAACAATTGCAGGCGCTTATATTATGGACGGAAAGTTCCAGAGAGGCTGCTCCTGCAGAATTACAAGAGACGGAGAGCAGATTTTCGAGGGCGCTCTTGCCTCCTTAAAGCGTTTTAAGGATGACGTAAAAGAAGTAAACACTGGATACGAGTGCGGTCTTGTATTTGAAAAATTCAATGACATTCAGGAAGACGACATGGTAGAAGCATACACCATGGTGGAGGTTCCCCGCTAG
- a CDS encoding L7Ae/L30e/S12e/Gadd45 family ribosomal protein: MKFWKRRWDSLENNKGILNLIGLATKAGRTASGEFSTEKAVKTGKAFLVIVSREASDNTKKKFANMCTYYEVPICIFGNKEELGRAMGKEMRTSLAVTDQGFAKAMVKKLNLNGGSKYESE; this comes from the coding sequence ATGAAGTTCTGGAAAAGGAGATGGGACAGCTTGGAGAATAATAAAGGTATTTTAAATCTCATCGGTCTTGCCACTAAGGCGGGCAGGACGGCCAGCGGAGAATTTTCTACAGAAAAAGCGGTGAAGACCGGGAAAGCCTTTTTGGTGATTGTATCCCGGGAGGCTTCAGATAATACAAAAAAGAAGTTCGCCAATATGTGTACTTACTATGAAGTTCCGATCTGCATTTTTGGTAACAAGGAAGAACTCGGTCGGGCCATGGGAAAAGAAATGAGAACTTCCCTGGCTGTAACGGATCAAGGGTTTGCGAAGGCAATGGTAAAGAAATTGAATTTGAACGGAGGTAGTAAGTATGAGAGTGAATGA
- the rnpM gene encoding RNase P modulator RnpM: protein MSTKKFPQRQCVGCGEMKNKKEMIRVLKTAEGEITLDATGRKNGRGAYICPSVECLKKAVKNRGLDRSFKMTIPKEVYEVLEKEMGQLGE from the coding sequence GTGAGTACAAAAAAGTTTCCGCAGAGACAATGCGTTGGCTGCGGCGAGATGAAAAATAAAAAAGAAATGATCCGGGTTCTGAAAACAGCAGAAGGAGAGATTACCTTAGACGCCACCGGAAGAAAAAACGGCAGAGGCGCATATATTTGTCCTTCTGTGGAATGTCTGAAAAAGGCAGTAAAGAACAGGGGGCTGGACCGCTCTTTTAAGATGACCATTCCAAAAGAGGTTTATGAAGTTCTGGAAAAGGAGATGGGACAGCTTGGAGAATAA
- the nusA gene encoding transcription termination factor NusA: protein MNKELMEALDMLEKEKNISKDTLLEAIENSLLTACKNHFGKADNVKVNINPVTGDFSVYAEKEVSETVEDDLLQISLAEAKMIDPKYDLGDIVQIPIKSKEFGRIATQNAKNVILQKIREEERKVLYNEYYNMEKDVVTGIVQRYLGKNISINLGRVDAILNETEQVKGEVFKPTERIKLYILEVKDTPKGPRISVSRTHPDLVKRLFESEVAEVKDGTVEIRAIAREAGSRTKIAVSSNDENVDPVGACVGINGARVNSIVNELRGEKIDIINWDDNPAYLIENALSPAKVICVVADEDEKEAQVIVPDYQLSLAIGKEGQNARLAARLTGYKIDIKSETQARELGLFEELGLEGQVENEESYGEEAYEDYQSDNEDNYQEEYQE, encoded by the coding sequence ATGAACAAGGAACTGATGGAAGCACTTGATATGCTGGAAAAGGAGAAAAATATCAGCAAGGATACTTTGCTGGAGGCAATAGAAAATTCTCTTTTAACAGCCTGCAAGAACCATTTTGGAAAAGCAGATAATGTAAAGGTAAATATTAATCCTGTTACAGGCGATTTTTCTGTTTACGCGGAAAAGGAAGTGTCTGAGACAGTGGAGGACGATCTGCTGCAGATCAGTTTGGCAGAGGCTAAAATGATTGATCCAAAATATGATTTGGGCGATATTGTACAGATTCCTATTAAGTCAAAGGAATTTGGACGAATTGCCACACAGAATGCGAAAAACGTCATTCTCCAGAAAATCAGGGAGGAAGAGAGAAAGGTTCTTTACAATGAATACTACAACATGGAAAAGGATGTTGTAACAGGCATTGTGCAAAGATATCTTGGAAAGAATATCAGCATCAATTTAGGCAGAGTAGATGCTATTCTCAACGAGACAGAGCAGGTAAAGGGAGAAGTTTTTAAACCTACAGAAAGAATTAAGCTTTATATTCTGGAGGTAAAGGATACTCCTAAGGGCCCTAGAATCTCTGTTTCCAGAACACATCCGGATCTGGTAAAACGGCTGTTTGAATCTGAGGTGGCTGAGGTGAAGGACGGCACTGTGGAGATACGGGCCATTGCAAGAGAGGCAGGGTCCAGAACGAAAATCGCTGTCAGCTCAAATGATGAAAACGTAGATCCGGTGGGCGCATGTGTAGGTATTAACGGCGCCAGAGTAAACTCTATTGTAAATGAGCTGAGAGGCGAGAAAATAGATATTATTAACTGGGACGATAACCCGGCATATTTAATTGAAAATGCTCTCAGCCCGGCAAAGGTAATCTGTGTTGTGGCTGATGAGGATGAGAAAGAGGCCCAGGTAATCGTGCCGGATTACCAGCTGTCTTTAGCTATTGGAAAAGAAGGCCAGAACGCAAGACTTGCGGCAAGGCTGACAGGATACAAAATAGATATAAAGAGTGAAACACAGGCCAGGGAGCTGGGATTATTTGAGGAACTGGGACTGGAAGGTCAGGTAGAAAACGAAGAAAGCTATGGAGAAGAAGCATACGAGGACTACCAGAGTGACAATGAAGATAATTACCAGGAAGAATATCAGGAATAG
- a CDS encoding ribosome maturation factor RimP — protein MTKKETYEWKTESFLLPLMEEHKFELVDVEYVKEAGTWYLRAYIDKEGGISVDDCEVISRRLGEWLDKEDFIEESYILEVSSPGLGRPLKKEKDFIRSIGKDVEVRLYKARDKRKEFTGVLKAFDKDTVTIEEDGNEILFNRPEIALIRLAFDF, from the coding sequence ATGACAAAAAAAGAAACATATGAATGGAAGACGGAGTCTTTTCTCCTCCCTCTTATGGAAGAGCATAAATTTGAACTGGTAGATGTGGAATATGTAAAGGAAGCAGGCACCTGGTATTTAAGAGCTTATATTGATAAGGAAGGCGGAATCTCTGTAGACGACTGCGAGGTAATCAGCAGAAGGCTGGGAGAGTGGCTGGACAAAGAGGACTTTATTGAGGAAAGCTATATTTTAGAGGTTAGCTCTCCAGGGCTGGGAAGACCTTTGAAAAAAGAAAAGGATTTTATCAGAAGCATTGGAAAAGACGTGGAGGTCCGGCTTTATAAGGCCAGAGACAAGCGGAAGGAATTTACAGGTGTTTTAAAGGCTTTTGACAAGGACACGGTGACGATTGAGGAGGACGGCAATGAGATTTTGTTTAACCGTCCTGAAATTGCCCTGATCCGGCTGGCGTTTGATTTCTGA
- a CDS encoding glycogen debranching protein gives MKLYGQKYPIDYSGPIVPMAEIGGFPVRPGLFDVNGAMAFQGGVNFTIHTHAGTNCELLLFHNGEEEPYAVLPFPESYKIGDVYSMIVFGLNIEDFEYAYRIDGEYRPEQGLLFDKNNVLLDPYARAVAGQSVWGEGKKRTYHARVVKDTFDWGAMPQSNREMSDLVIYELHVRGFTRHPSSGVQHRGTFAGLEEKIPYLKELGINAVELMPIFEFDETMNARTVNGKQLLDYWGYNTVGFFAPNTSYSAVEEPNKEGTELKKLIKTFHDNGIEVILDVVFNHTAEGNELGPSFSFKGIDNKIYYMLTPEGNYYNFSGCGNTLNCNHPIVQQLIVECLRHWTVNYRVDGFRFDLASILGRNEDGTPMSNPPLIKSLAYDPILGNVKLIAEAWDAGGMYQVGRFPASKRWAEWNGRYRDCLRGYLKGDSWNAWTAAWSICGSGDLYGGVYSDYNGSYAGYNSCINFLTCHDGFTLYDLYSYNDKHNEANGWNNTDGGNDNRSWNCGTEGETEDPEVLKLRYRMIRNACAVLMCSRGTPMFLAGDEFGNTQFGNNNCYCQDNEISWLDWGLLEKNRELFEFFKFMIYFRFQHPIIQKKLPDAVCGMDGLLVHDVMAEKTTISKDTRTFSVSFAGYDKKKGRDDIVYVSVNTYWEDVAITLPDLGMAGNWYLSVNTYGDGQNRYFYREGEETRIDRSFILRPRSVAVFTVKKI, from the coding sequence ATGAAATTATACGGTCAGAAATATCCTATTGATTATTCCGGTCCCATTGTACCTATGGCTGAAATTGGAGGCTTTCCAGTCAGGCCGGGGCTGTTTGACGTAAACGGCGCCATGGCGTTCCAGGGAGGCGTAAACTTTACAATTCACACTCACGCAGGCACAAATTGTGAACTGCTTTTGTTTCACAATGGAGAGGAGGAGCCTTATGCAGTTCTGCCTTTCCCGGAGTCCTACAAAATAGGGGACGTATATTCTATGATTGTTTTCGGCCTGAATATTGAGGATTTTGAATATGCCTACAGAATAGACGGGGAATACCGCCCTGAACAGGGACTTTTATTTGACAAAAATAACGTGCTCCTGGACCCTTACGCCAGAGCGGTAGCCGGTCAAAGCGTGTGGGGTGAAGGGAAGAAAAGAACATACCATGCCAGAGTGGTAAAGGACACCTTTGACTGGGGAGCTATGCCGCAGTCTAACAGGGAAATGAGCGACCTGGTAATCTATGAGCTGCACGTAAGAGGCTTTACCCGCCATCCGTCCTCAGGGGTACAGCACAGGGGAACATTTGCAGGGCTGGAGGAAAAGATTCCTTATTTAAAGGAATTAGGAATCAACGCAGTGGAGCTGATGCCTATATTTGAATTTGATGAAACTATGAATGCCAGAACAGTGAACGGAAAACAGCTTCTGGATTATTGGGGCTACAACACAGTTGGATTTTTTGCTCCCAATACCAGTTACAGCGCGGTGGAGGAGCCAAATAAAGAAGGAACAGAATTAAAAAAGCTGATAAAAACGTTTCACGACAACGGAATAGAAGTAATTTTGGACGTTGTGTTTAACCACACAGCAGAAGGCAACGAGCTGGGACCTTCCTTTTCGTTTAAAGGAATAGACAACAAGATTTATTATATGCTGACTCCAGAGGGCAATTACTATAATTTCAGCGGCTGCGGCAATACACTAAACTGTAATCATCCTATTGTGCAGCAGCTGATAGTAGAATGTTTAAGACATTGGACGGTGAATTACAGGGTAGATGGATTCCGGTTTGATTTAGCCAGCATTTTGGGGAGAAATGAAGACGGGACGCCTATGAGCAATCCTCCTCTTATAAAAAGCCTGGCATACGACCCTATATTAGGAAATGTAAAGTTAATTGCAGAGGCCTGGGATGCGGGCGGCATGTATCAGGTAGGAAGGTTCCCGGCCAGCAAAAGATGGGCGGAGTGGAATGGCAGATACAGGGACTGCCTAAGAGGGTATTTAAAAGGAGACAGTTGGAACGCCTGGACGGCAGCCTGGAGTATTTGCGGGTCAGGAGATTTATACGGCGGAGTTTACTCTGATTATAACGGCAGCTATGCAGGGTACAATTCTTGTATAAATTTTCTCACCTGCCACGACGGATTTACCTTGTACGATTTATATTCTTATAATGATAAACATAATGAGGCTAACGGATGGAATAACACAGACGGGGGAAATGATAACCGAAGCTGGAACTGCGGCACGGAGGGAGAGACAGAGGACCCGGAGGTGCTGAAATTAAGGTACCGTATGATACGAAACGCCTGTGCAGTGTTAATGTGCAGCAGGGGAACTCCTATGTTTCTGGCAGGGGACGAATTTGGAAATACACAGTTTGGAAATAATAACTGCTACTGCCAGGACAATGAAATCTCCTGGCTGGATTGGGGGCTGTTAGAGAAAAACAGAGAGCTTTTTGAGTTTTTTAAGTTTATGATTTACTTTCGGTTTCAGCATCCTATTATTCAAAAAAAGCTGCCTGACGCAGTGTGCGGCATGGACGGACTTCTCGTCCATGATGTAATGGCGGAGAAAACGACTATTTCCAAGGATACCAGAACCTTTTCCGTAAGCTTTGCAGGATATGACAAAAAAAAGGGCAGGGACGACATTGTCTATGTATCTGTAAATACTTATTGGGAAGATGTGGCCATCACTCTTCCAGATCTGGGTATGGCGGGAAACTGGTATTTAAGCGTGAATACATATGGAGACGGGCAAAATAGATATTTTTACAGAGAAGGGGAAGAAACCAGAATCGACAGGTCGTTTATCCTTCGTCCCAGATCAGTGGCAGTTTTTACAGTAAAGAAGATTTAG